A window of Gemmatimonadota bacterium contains these coding sequences:
- a CDS encoding HD domain-containing protein: MIDLRFLEEGKAIRDPIWGYIHIPPDFLPLVDAEEFQRLRDISQLGHVLLVYPGARHSRFEHALGVFHITGHFLKQLLKTQPPPDIDTDDVRVLLAASLLHDIGHYPFSHLLEEMQMFFIDHETRGRYIIEDPSTEVHTALLKVDIDPQRVANVIDYQQRTIPDRDMRLAHILSGTLDPDKIDYLLRDARYCGVPFGESVNRDRLLSSITYHHATQRPAITYKGVSATEALIFTSYLMYRNVYWHHAVRSANAMFKRGIQDLLAYPNCSLTENDFDRATESDLLHRLEKEHTELGLSYRTSLIGRLKRRKLFKVARIFFPHEYAHNLINLFRHLYDAPDQRRELEMAFCAHLSSKHHLNLCGNEILLDILQFTINRPSNVPTYTRPLQTA, from the coding sequence ATGATCGATTTACGCTTTCTCGAAGAAGGCAAAGCAATTCGGGATCCCATTTGGGGCTATATCCACATACCGCCCGATTTTTTACCCCTCGTTGATGCCGAAGAATTTCAACGCCTTCGCGATATATCACAACTCGGACACGTCTTGCTCGTGTATCCCGGAGCCCGCCACTCGCGTTTTGAACACGCTTTGGGTGTGTTTCACATTACGGGCCATTTTCTCAAGCAATTGCTCAAAACCCAGCCCCCTCCAGATATTGATACCGATGACGTGCGCGTACTTCTCGCTGCGAGTTTGTTGCACGATATCGGCCATTATCCATTTTCGCATCTGCTCGAAGAAATGCAGATGTTTTTTATTGACCATGAAACGCGGGGGCGCTATATCATTGAAGATCCGAGCACAGAAGTCCATACCGCGCTTCTCAAAGTGGATATTGATCCCCAGCGCGTTGCAAATGTCATCGATTACCAGCAGCGGACCATCCCCGACCGCGATATGCGCCTTGCCCACATTCTCAGCGGTACGCTCGATCCCGACAAAATCGACTACCTTCTGCGCGATGCGCGCTACTGCGGTGTCCCATTTGGCGAGAGCGTGAACAGAGACCGTCTCCTATCCTCAATTACATACCATCACGCGACACAGCGACCAGCCATCACTTACAAAGGCGTATCCGCGACAGAAGCACTCATCTTTACCAGTTATCTGATGTATCGCAATGTTTATTGGCACCACGCGGTTCGCTCAGCCAACGCCATGTTCAAGCGCGGAATACAGGACCTTTTGGCGTATCCCAACTGTTCGTTGACGGAAAATGATTTTGACCGCGCCACCGAATCTGATCTGCTTCACCGCCTCGAAAAAGAACACACCGAACTCGGCCTTTCCTACCGAACCAGCCTGATTGGCCGTCTCAAAAGACGCAAACTCTTCAAAGTTGCCCGCATATTCTTTCCGCATGAATACGCACACAACCTCATAAATTTATTTCGCCACCTCTATGACGCACCCGACCAGCGGCGAGAACTCGAAATGGCCTTTTGCGCTCATCTTTCCTCAAAGCACCATCTCAACCTCTGCGGCAATGAAATACTCCTCGACATTCTCCAATTTACTATCAACCGCCCGTCCAATGTACCAACGTACACGCGACCCCTCCAGACGGCAA
- a CDS encoding TetR/AcrR family transcriptional regulator: MSRKRLTQAERRTQIIEVAMTLFATKGFTGTTTRAIARAADVSEAIIFRHFATKEDLYNAIITYTVEKRSEQWDQDTAPPPDPRNIEHLLRDFAQTFVNRNRRDSTFIRLMMYSALEDHKFREKFFAIYSNPHMRSIRQAIQTGVDQGLFCTVDPVISLRAFFFALLQYCISRFVASNETGTPERDDAMIENLVTIFVRGLRINNHKS, translated from the coding sequence ATGTCCAGAAAACGACTCACACAGGCCGAACGGCGCACCCAAATTATCGAAGTGGCAATGACACTTTTCGCCACCAAAGGATTTACCGGTACCACCACGCGTGCCATTGCCCGTGCGGCAGATGTTTCGGAGGCCATTATCTTCAGGCATTTTGCGACCAAAGAAGACCTCTACAATGCCATTATCACATACACGGTTGAAAAACGTTCAGAACAGTGGGACCAAGACACAGCCCCTCCGCCAGACCCACGCAATATCGAACACCTCTTGCGCGACTTTGCCCAGACATTTGTCAATCGCAATCGCAGAGATTCGACGTTCATACGCCTGATGATGTACAGCGCACTCGAAGATCACAAATTTCGAGAAAAATTTTTTGCAATTTACAGCAACCCCCACATGCGATCCATTCGCCAGGCCATTCAAACCGGTGTCGATCAGGGCCTGTTTTGCACGGTTGATCCAGTTATATCGCTTCGCGCTTTCTTCTTTGCACTCCTGCAATACTGTATCAGCCGTTTTGTTGCGAGTAATGAGACCGGTACACCAGAGCGCGATGACGCCATGATTGAAAATCTCGTGACAATTTTTGTGCGCGGACTGCGAATAAATAATCACAAAAGCTAA